The segment GCTTGGTGCAAACTAGACTAGAGATCCCTACAAGTCAGTAATTCATAAGATTGGAAATATTCAGGCCAATTACCGAACAAGACTCAGAAAACTAACTTGATCTGATCCAGATGGGAAGGATTGGAGAGGAGCTAGATATAGATTTTGTAATATCGGCTGGCGATAATTTCTATGAAGATGGATTAACAGGCATCGATGACAAGGCATTCGAGGAGTCATTTACTAACGTATACACTGCAAAGAGCTTACAAAGGCCATGGTATACCAGTACGTTATCTAAGACATGATAATTTGTATCGATACTTTTGTCTGCTAAGCCCAGTATTCTTAGATGTTAAACTGAATAATGTTATTGTGAATTCTTTGTAGTTCTTGGAAATCATGATTATAGGGGTGACGCGCTAGCACAATTGAATCCTGTCCTCCAAAAGATTGATAGCCGTTGGatttgcatgagatcttttattGTTAATGCAGGTGAAGAACTTTGTCATCTGTGCTTTGATCATGGGTCTAAGTTAATGTGACATCTGtttaatcttcttctttttgttagaAATGGTGGAGTTTTTCTTTGTGGATACTACTCCCTTTGTCGAATCATATTGGCATGATCTAGATGACTGTCACTATGATTGGAGGGAAGTCGCTCCTCGtgaaaattatatctcaaatCTCTTGAAGGTAAATTCATAACATCCCATTCCATTCCTCCAGTACTACAAATTTATATGTATGATCCTGATCAATACATTTACATTTGAAATACTTTAGTTCCTCAATATAATTCTGGGGAAGAAGTACATTTTGACTGTAGAACATTAACCAAAAGTTTAGCAGGAGAACCACTAGAACTAAATTTCTTTGAACTTCTCATTAGGATTTGGATAAGGCACTGAAAGAATCTTCAGCAACATGGAAGATTGTTGTGGGACACCATGCCATAAGAAGCGTCAGTGAACATGGGGACACCGAAGAGCTCCTGAAACTGCTGCTCCCCATTCTTAAGGTAAATGATTTTCAATACATTGTACACATAGGACTCGTTTGGATTAAAGTTTTCATGCTTAAAGCTTTAGAAAAGTCTCGGTAACTCTTGTGATCACGGCATTATTGCAGGCTAATGAAGTCGACTTGTATATAAATGGGCATGACCATTGCCTGAGCATATTAGCAGTAAGGACAGGTATATGTTTAATagctttaaaagattaatatagcTATTAATGTATTATTTTAACTCATTAGAATTTTTCAATCTTATGGTGACGATTATACTTGCAGTCCACTCCAATATCTGACAAGTGGAGGCGGCTCAAAGGCATGGAGGGGTGTCTTCACTCCAAACGCAGATAAACTTCAATTCTTCCATGATGGCCAAGGGTTCATGTCACTTCAATTAACCAAGACAAATGCTGACGTGGTGTTCTATGATGTCTTCGGCCGAGTTCTGTACAAATGGAGCATGGCCAAACAGCTTCACCCTGCAATGTAGTAGAAGTGAACACAAATAGGATGGTGTGAGCCCCCTGTGCATACTATAGCCATTGGAGTTGTTGTTAATAGGATCAGGATACCTGCATACTGATATGGTGTATCATGGGATGCATGCCAAGATAGTGGTATGCGTGCAGCCCATCAATTAGAGCTGGATGAGCTGTAtgcaagagaaaaaaagaaaaaaataagcggAGGATTTGAGGATTACTTACACCAAATGTACTAgttttattgaacttaaataatataatattaccaGTTTAGTTGTGATCAATCTTTTTGCTGGCAGTAGCCACCCCACTAGCTTTCATCTTTCAGTTCAGAGTGATTTGGTTTGTAGTGATTTCTGCATAAGATAATGGACACACAAGAGGGGCCTACGTTTGAAACTACGGAATAGGACTGGGACTGTGAATGTGTCTCTTTGGAGTTCGAAATGGGGATGACTTCAACCAGGATCCTCTACGGTGCATGGGCCATATTGTAGAGTGCTATACAAGTCTTGATGACCGCCGTCAAAAGATGGACAACTATATCAAATAATACATGCTGTGCATAACACATCCATGTTTATGGACCATCTTATCTGATGGCTGTCTATCTTCTGATGATGGTCTTCGAGGGCTATACAGCAATCTATGGTGCAGCTGGCGCACTGCAGAGTATCCTTACCATTGGGCCTTCCTTGCAATGAAAGCCAACAAATCAAGGCTGATTTCTGAAGGAATATACTTTTTGGTTACCctaaacaaaaagagagagaacaaaAGAACAAACTTTTTGAACGGGAGTAGTGTACAACGGCACAAATAATTGAAACAGAATGCCTTCCTAGAAGAGAACTAGTGAATATTGTCATCTGTAAGCAACCATCAGATGTGCACCCAGCTCATCCTCGATCCCTAACCAAATTAAAAAAGGAGTGGAGACGAGATAACGACAGAAACTGAATATTTTCTTGATTTATGCTTCAATATGGGTACTTTATTTCAACAAAATGGACAAAGCATTAGTTTATAGAATATAAGATAGCCAGATAGGCAGACTAAAGAAAGCTTGCAAAGCGTATGGAGCAGGACCAGAGCAAGTTCCGCAACAAATCCGTCAGCTTCATGCAGATGGTCCCCGCAGCCAACGAAATAAAATTCCTCTGGATAAGATTTTGCAATAGATAGCTTCGGTACTAGATGCTGCTGAAACGAAAGGGATGTGGAACCACGCTTTTCCTTGTCACTGCGTTCCATGTATTAAGAATGACCTACAAGGGCAAATAACTTTTTTTCCCTTTAACATGAAAATCATGGACATGCACGCCAAAGTCATTCATTATTGGAATTCTAGAGGATATTTGGTTGGGAGAAATTGGTCCCGAatgaaaataaaatgagtgactcATATTTTACCGTTTAATTGGGGAGAGTCCCATTTCAATTCCAAAAAAGAATGGGAATGGTCCAATATCCTTAAAACCAATTCCAACTCTTTCTAATGATACAAATTCCTTCTGATtctaattctgatcatgaaccaaTATTTAGGAGATATGGCCATTCTGATTTCATTCCAATCTGTTCTGATTCGATCACAAACCAAACACCTCTTAATATGTAACTA is part of the Elaeis guineensis isolate ETL-2024a chromosome 15, EG11, whole genome shotgun sequence genome and harbors:
- the LOC105058676 gene encoding LOW QUALITY PROTEIN: purple acid phosphatase 17 (The sequence of the model RefSeq protein was modified relative to this genomic sequence to represent the inferred CDS: inserted 1 base in 1 codon), with amino-acid sequence MASLCSETMALALVLLVGGLSFVLPSSAELQRLQHPLKHDGSLSLLVIGDWGRKGQYNQSEVATQMGRIGEELDIDFVISAGDNFYEDGLTGIDDKAFEESFTNVYTAKSLQRPWYTILGNHDYRGDALAQLNPVLQKIDSRWICMRSFIVNAEMVEFFFVDTTPFVESYWHDLDDCHYDWREVAPRENYISNLLKDLDKALKESSATWKIVVGHHAIRSVSEHGDTEELLKLLLPILKANEVDLYINGHDHCXEHISSKDSPLQYLTSGGGSKAWRGVFTPNADKLQFFHDGQGFMSLQLTKTNADVVFYDVFGRVLYKWSMAKQLHPAM